Genomic window (Elgaria multicarinata webbii isolate HBS135686 ecotype San Diego chromosome 16, rElgMul1.1.pri, whole genome shotgun sequence):
GAAGCTGCAGGAATCGGTCCCCGACCCGGAACTCATTGGTGAGCTGAGATTTTAAACGCTGCAGCACGTCTTCCTATAAGCAGCTCAGGGGCCCGGTCCGGCCCGTTGCCCagctggctgtgagctggctaCGTTTCCGGTCCAGGCCCTCTCGAAAGGTCGCCGCAGGGCGCGCCCAAGAAATCCTGTCTCCAAAGATGCGGGGGGAGTCAGCTTCAGTCCCGCCTGAGGCACCGTGTGCAGCAGCCGCTTGTGTCCCGTGCCGTGGGGGGCAGCTATTACATCAGTAGATTAATTATTCCAGAACGATCTGTGGACAAGCTCCGGTTCTAGTGCAGAAAACAAATTCTGAGCCAAACACATGCCCAGAGGCACTTTTGTCCCTGGATTCTGTGTCCACCACCCCGAGCCACTGTGTTGAACCTGCCTCCAGTGGGTAGACCACAGGTTCCTAGTGAAAAGCAAAGCTGATCCCGCAGGTCTGAATCCTCTGATTGGCAGCGGCTCTCTCCCGTTCTCGCGCATCGACCTTTTCCCTCGCCTCCTTCTAgcaggagattattattattatatttatttgtatcccgccttttgcccaatgctgggcctcaaggcagccttacaaagtttaaaatgtacatttggggggggggggggacaaaaccataaacgtttaaaatacacaaaattataagacattaacatagatggagggccagattattctccaaaggcctgctggaacaaaaaagttttagcctgcttccgaaagcccatcaaggagggagccagcttagcatccccgggaagagagttccagagcactgaagcagccaccgagaaggccctctcccatgtgcgcctgtgaagaagatggcgggactgaaagaagggcttctccagaagacctcaaagcacgggcaggctcatcaGGGAGAAGACATTCTTTTAAATAACCTGAACCCGAGCCATagagagctttataggtcataaccagatGCTGCCGGAGaccgaacctgggacctcctgcatgcaaagcggggGCTCCTCTGCTGCCATGGAGCCCTAGACACCCCCCCTTACGGCTGGGAACTTGCACGGCGCCTGTGGCTTTCAGCCCATGGCGGGAAAGCAAGTTCCACGGGAGAGTTGAGGCGGCGGCCTTCTGAAACAGCCATGGCTCTCTCCGGCAGCCTTGCGCGGCCAGCCTTGACCCTCGCATTGTGCTCCATTACAAGTCTGCGTTCTCTTCCAGACCTGATCTACTGTGGCCGCAAGTTGCGAGACGACCAGACGCTTGAGTTCTACGGGATCCAGTCTGGCTCCACGGTCCACGTCCTCCGCAAGTCCTGGCCTGAGCCGGAACAGAAGCCAGGTAGGGGCAGCAGTGAATCTGCTGCTATGAACCTCACGTGGGCGGGACTGGTGTCACGCAGCGGGGCtttggtggaggggaggggagaaaggagcaGATCCTGCGAAAACGGCGGCGACACTCCCTCTGTCTCTGCCCATCTGCCTCCTCTCGAGGGCCTGGTTTTGGGGCGGGGGCACCCAGCCTACCCCCAACCCAGCATAGCTGCCTCCCTCCTGGCCAGATCTTTAGTGGCTGCTTCCCGTTACACGAAAAGCAACAAGGCCGTTCTTTGGCGATTCCACCACATGTGGTTTTTACACTTTCGAAAACCATCTGCAGCCATAATAAAAGTCTGgtgcttgtgtttttttttccaattaaaaactGGGACTTTTCTGAATCTGCCTCCAGTTTCAAATGCCACTGGTGGGGATTGGCCTCGCAGGTGCAGCTTTCGGCCCAAGGCCCCGGGAGCTGCAGTCCGGCCCATTTGGAGGGAGGCCGCCCTGAGCTGCTCTTGAACGCTGCCGGAACCCAGAGGGGCCCCAGGGGACGGCCGCTCACTTGCTTCTCCTGTCCCCAGAGCCGGTGGATAAAGTCGCGGCGGTCCGAGAGTTCCGGGTCCTGCACACCGCCCTGCATAGCAGCCCCGTCTTCAGGGATTCGGTGAGGGCGAACGGCAcggcccctccccctgcccttcctccccccccctccctgggaaGCGTCAGCACGGACCGCCAGGGATCCCTGATGGGCCCCTGTGGGTTGGCGTGGCCCTTGcgatcttctctctctcccccgcttCTCCACTCAGGTCTTCAAGATGCTGGGAAATAAGGAGTCCCTGGACCAGATCCTCGTTGCAACCCCCGGCCTTAGCAACGACCCCATTGCTCTGGGTGAGTAGAGCCGCGGGCGCTCCTGCCCTGCCTTTCCCTTGCGCCTGTCGTCCCCCGGATGGAGCCGGGGGCTCCCCTGGGTGAGGCTGGCTGCTCCTCTCGCCCAAAGCCCTTCCCCTCCGCCTTTCCCTGAAGCTTTTCCCAACACGTGGGTCTCCGCATGCccgttggactatgactcccatcatcactggaaatataaaatacaaggggtagtatccaatgttagtcctacgtagagtagaaaccaataaaataaatggtACATAAGTTAGTTGTAAGTCAAGTCAGTAAAATTGTTTAACAACCATTTcggtgggtctactctacataggacaaTTAGTGGATACTGCCTGTTGTGGCGGTgcttataataataaaatacaagtcagataaaaacaagataaaaccaCTACCAGCATGAGCTGAGAGTAAAACCAGTAATTAACTGGGCATCGTCATGCATCGTCTTCTTTGCCCATAAGAACCGATTGGTGCTTCATGCATTCCTTATGTCTTGGTGGATGTTAGATGTCCCTCCTTGGTGACAGCAGTTTCTGTGTCTGACAGGTGTCTTGCAAGATAAGGACCTGTTCTCTGTCTTTGCCGACCCGGCCATGTTGGACACGTAAGTTTGTGGAATTGCATCGACCGGAGTCCAGATGTCACCCagagtgtctgtctgtctgtctggttggctgagttcggacggcaCACtgatcaacggttgtttcccattctgttcctattcccacccccccacccaccccattgatTAGCTGTCGCCTGAACtccgcctctctctctcacacacgcacacgcactcaCGCTTGCAGCGAGGGCGGGCGTTTCCTTGGCCAATGCAGATGTACCGCTCTGGCGGGACGTCCAAACGTTTCTCATCTAGCTGGTAGATATTGGCTCTGATTGGCCCTGAGAATTAAGCTCCCTTTTAGGCAGAACTGGGTTCCGATCCTGTCCTCTGGAGCAATGTTTTGCATTTGTAAGTTGCTCTCTGGGTGTTAACAGAAAAGTTGCCAACGTGTGGGAGGGGACGGTGCGCCGTGGGATCGAGaccctgctttgcgtgcagaagttCTCCGGCTCAACCCCTGGCaccatctccagggagggctgggaaaggctcctgcctgaagccctggagagccccggctgctgccagtcagtgccagcagaactgagctagatggaccaagggtccatctggcccCAGTCGAAGGCAGCTTTCTTCGTTCCTCTGCCTTTAAATCACTGTCTGATCAGTGGACCTAATTCCCAGCCTCACTTCTCAAGATCCCCGCCTCTGCCCTCTCCAGCGGAAAAGAGATTAAAGACACTCAGGACGTGGATTGCAGCTGGTGCCTGTTTCTGCAGGAGAAATGCCCCCAAACCGTGCGGAGCCCTTCCACCACCCTCCACTTTTTGTTTCAACCAGACTATTTAAACTGATGAACTTGGATTGGAACGGAACAAAACTTGTGTGACTAGATGttaggaagcccccccccccccccccgcgcctgtACGAGCTGTTCAGCAGGGAAGCGCGCTTCCCCAATCAGCAGGAGGTTTTTAAATGGAGGCTGGGGGTGGCCCTAGTCACGGACATCCTGCACTGGCAGGGGCATGGACTGGATGATCTTTgaaggcccttccaactctgccatccCGTGACTCCCCAGTCGTCGCCCCCCACCCGCAGCTTACCTGTTCTCGCCCTCTTTTCCTAGGCTCATCCCGACCCATCCCGCCTTGGTGAACGCCATTGTCCTGGTCCTGCACTCCGTGGCCGGGAGCACGCCTTTGCCTACGGGGGAGACCTCCTCGCGTGGCATGGCTTCCAGCTCCTACCGGGACATGCCGGGTGAGTGATGCGCTCCAAGCTCAGGGCCGAAGGGGCTGCAGAGGGACCGCAGCTGCTGCCCCCATTGCCGCTGGTAGCATTCGCATGGTTATCTTGTCGCCAGGGGTgctctccggatgttttggaccagAATGCTTCTtagtcccagccagcctggccaaagaCCAGGAattgtaacccaaaacatctggaaggaaggagccagcagCCTGCCCTGGCTGTATCCAGCGACGCTGGGCTCACGGATTATGCTGTGTAGCCGGAGCAGAGCTATTGAGAGACAAGAGGGGTTTTTCAGCGGGCTTGTGGGAACCCCTGGGATTGCAGAAGTTCAAATAAGCTTTAGGGAGAGAGGGTGCCTTACTGGGGAATTCCACCCCCACGCCCCGAAAAAGCCCAGTGAGAACTGACCACACTCCGTGTCCAAAGAATACTGTGGAGGGGGAAACCCAGAGGGAACAGGTTGAGTGTCCTGGGAAAGggcctggcaggcaggcagggatggATTGTGCTTCACTGCAATCTCTTCTCTCGGCCAGGCGGCTTCCTCTTTGAAGGACTCTCCGACGATGAAGACGATTTCCATCAGGTAACGCCAAAAGACCCcagagttggtgtgtgtgtgtttgtgtgtcaagTCGGAAGCAGAAGTCTGATGCCGGTTGTTTCAGCCTTTTGTcaggaggaccttttcttttctgtCCTGGTGAAGAGGGGCATTGGCTCAGTGGCATTGCCCTGCTTGGCCTGCCGAGGGTCCCCGGTGGCACCTCCAGGCAGGGCGAggcaagaatcctgcctgaaacccccaTGCAAAACATCCTTTGGGGAGGAGGATTTGGGGAGGGCTTCAGTTGGGCTGTTCCGCAGTGCTGAACCGCTTTTGCGCGAGCGAGTGGTGCTGAGAcggtctccttcccttcccccagcagAGCACCCGGACCACCCCTTCCAGCAGCACCTCGGGCTCCCGCCCAGCATCCCTGGGCTACACCGGGGCAGCCGGACCACGGCCCATCACGCAGAGCGAGCTGGCAACCGCCCTGGCCCTGGCCAGCACCCCTGAGAGCAGCTCCCACACTCCCACCCCCGGGACCCAGGTAAAGGCGACGCAGGGGCTTCGATGGGGGcacagcggggtggggggggatcaTGCGGACCTGCCTCACTTCCGCCTGTGAGCTGCAGGTGGCCGGGAGCCTGCAAATCAGCCCAGAGACACATGCTCCCAACAGCCCAGGCAGAGCAGGGGAGGCCTGGGGAACCGCCTGCGACTGGCTTCCTGTCGGAGCACATCCCTTCCGCTGAAAGACCCAGCGATGTTGGGATGTTGCCCCACGCTTCCCGAAGGGGCCTCGCTGGCTGGGCtaggctgggagtggggagagcccGCCCCCTCCCTCTAGGTGatgctgggctacaactccttggctgatgggagctggagtcccagcaacattgggggggggggcaacaagtCCCCCGCCGCCAGGTTAGGCCGCTTTCCTTGCCGGTGGCGCTGTTTGCGCAGGCGCTGCGTTGCCCGTCACGTGCAAGCACAATCTCTCGGCCGGCTCACGCGCTCGCAGAGGCCCGCAAGGGCGAAGGCTTCCTGCCCTGCATAGCCGCCATGGCTCAGGGGAGGTCTGTGCGATGCCTGGCCCCGCTTTTGGCAGGGCCTCCCCGTGAAGGTGCCGCAGCATGCCAGCGTCCTCCTCGCTGCTCCCTCCGAGCTGGCTGAGAAAATGCCTCCGAGTgagcggccggccggccggcttcCATGTGCTGTCCCCATTGGCCACCACGTCCCCTTCTCTCCTTCCAGGGGCATTCGTCTGGCACGTCCCCCATGTCGTCCAGTGTCCAGTCGGGAACACCCATCACCAACGATCTCTTCAGCCAGGCCTTACAGCACGCCCTGCAGGCCTCTGGCCAGCCCAGCCTACAGGTCAGTCAgtcagtccccaccccaccccaccccacccccgtgggTCTGTCCCAGCTGTAGCATGCAGGCCAGGCCGATGCCTCAGGCACAGGTGAATCAGCGGCCTGGCTGAGCAGGGTTTTGGATCCAGGCCTCTTGCCCCCAGGGGCCCCAACCCCAGGGCGGCCCGGCTGGGCAGGCACTGGCATcatgcctccctccccctccccttgcagagCCAATGGCAGCCACAGCTACAGCAGCTGCGTGACATGGGCATCCACGACGACGAGCTCAGCCTCCGGGCGCTGCAGGCCACGGGGGGAGACATCCAGGCCGCCCTGGAGCTCATCTTCGCCGGAGGAGCCCCCTAGCGCCTCTCCCCATGAGGGAGGCCGTCTTGCGTGGTTCCCGTCCCCCACGCCGCCGGACCTGCCCTTGGATCTACCCTCCACGCCTGGAGCAGCTCAGGATCATTCCACGTCCGAGGACAGCGGCTCAAGGGCCACGAGGAGGAAGGCACTCCTGGCCTTGGGCTGCCTGTTTGGTCAGaaggcagcctcctcctccaccgagcaggcaggcaggtggggccCGTCGAGACACCCCTCTGGAGATGATGAGCTGGCCTGAAGCGCTTGCCAAGAAGCCTGGCCTCCTGCCGTGTCCTAAAGCGCCTTCCCTGGCCCTGGTTGGTTTCCTGCTGCTCCCCgaggtgctgctgctgcgttCATTGGACTCGCTGACCGTTTCAATAAATCTGCCCTCCCCAAAGTGCCCGGCCTTTTCACTGCTGATGTTGCTGTTATGGAGATTTTGAGGCAGGgagccttggggtgggggtggggggcgaaagCAGGTCCCCAGATGTTTCAGGCAGCAGGGGGCGCCCTTTCCACATAGTTTAGGTGGAGGGATTAAAAACGTCCCATCCGGCTGCTAGGACACAACTGCAAAGAAGGAGCATTTAGGGGGTTAAAGAATCCCTGGGGCAGGCCTGAGAGTGGGGTAGGAGTTTTCtgatctctcttccccccccaccccccagcctccTGACTTGGAACTGCAGCATTAGCAGGAACAAGTACTTTTGGGGAGGCAGGCAGTTAAACCCTGCAACCTGTTTTTAAAAGAGGGGGGGCGAGTGACATGCCACAGAGATCCCTGCCTTCCCTTTGGGGTGCCCTTGTTCAGGTGACAGCTTGCCCAGCAGTTGGTTTgtaggtggggagaggaggaggaggaggcttgggCCCAGGCGCCTTCAGGGCCCCCCATGGCTGCCCATTTGCTTGCCACCTGCTGCCCGCACCActctgcaccccccaccccagccaggggaagaggaggaggggagcagaAGCCCAGGGGCAAGAGAAGGGGGTTGCGAGTGTCCGTGCACGCTCTTGCACATGATGGTTACACAGAAAATACagtttttgtaaaataaatgaaaaaaaatggtggtgtaGCAAGACCAGGTAAGGGTTAAGGATTGCTGGCTTTTTTGCATGTAAActagagaagggggtgggggacttcGTATGTTGAACGGAGCCAtctccagctgctgctcctgAATCCTGCCAGTTGCATTATTCATGgcttctgggtggggtgggggtgggggcatggtaGAGCTGAACgtttatgctttaaggtggaggaAATAATGGAAAAAGTAGTCCGCATTCTTAGAAAGTTATCAAATGAAGTTTGCAAGGGTTTAGcagcaaaaaaatttttttacgaCAGGTCTGTAGCTTGGTGGAGCAAAAGCATGATCAGGATTTTAAAACCCTGCCTTGGGTGAAGTTTAGAAAGAGCTGGGCAGGAGGGCCAGTGGGACATTGTAAATCTCGCACCCAGTTCCTGAAGACACACCTGAAGGACAACTGGAGTCAGTGTTAGAGTTTAAACAAAGGCAAATTCCTCTCCAGGGGTAAAAGCAAatgattttcttaaaaaaatatatgcaagcCCTGAAGCATTCAGGTGCTAAGCTCTTAACCACAAGCCCTGTGCAAATACGTCGGGGTGAGTCTCATTTCCCGTGAATGATTGCAGGTCGCACAAGTGAAACctctcccctgcccgcccccccccccttaagaaACCAGCCCCTGTGCCGGTGCGGGGCAGAGGCTGAACTGAGGGCCggctctggtgccctccagatactttggactccagctcccaggattcctgactattggctgtaCCAGTTGGAGctcatgggagctgaagttcaaagcACCTGGGGGCACGGAGTTGGGGAAGGTGGATCCAAAGAGTAAGACGATTTAAGTCCGGAGTCTGAAATTCCTGAAACGTGTGCTTGGAGGCAGGAGACTGAACCGGGCTCCTTTTGCATGCAGAGCAAACGCAACGAAAGCGCTCAGTCAGCCTTACCGGCGAAACTTCCCCAGCCCTGGATTATTCTGTCCCCTGTCTTTTTGTGCTGGTTTTCCACCCTCCCCACCATTCATTGTCACGGCAGATAAAAGTTTCCACCATGTGCCTTTATGGGTTTGTTCCATGGAGGTTTTGCGCCTCCGGCAGCACTGACTAATGGCCGAGATAAAAAAAACAAGGCTTCTGCAATCCTGCCTTTCTTGCTTCGCCTTGTTGTTCTGTCCAGGTGGCAACTCACAGCCTAAGGTAAgcatgtgggcggggggggggggggggcggggacagGACACCACAAAGCCTGCCTGCTGCCCATGCCTGAACTCCAGCCTCCCTACCTGCGAGCCTCAGGCCTTCTGGCTCTCCTGTCACAGCAAGGCCTAGTTTTCTCGTGAGAGCAGAAGAAGAGCCTGGCTGGGTCAGGTGGAAGGCCCAGCTGTGCCtatggtggccaaccagcactggaggctggtgactctgaggtCAGCGGAGTGGCGAATCCAGTCCcgttttcagtcagaacactaaaggagccgTCAAAGGTGCAGAGCGGACTGAACTCTGGAGCGTATCCTCTGCCCCAcggacctcggagccaccagactccactgccaACTGGGTGTCCCAATGGGAAGCCCGCAAGCAGAACATGAGCCaagatggtgtagtggttagagggttggactggagtTCAGGCGACCCAGGTTCAGGTCCCACTTGGCTGTGAAGcttactgggtaactttgggccaatcactgactctcagctgttataacctacctcgcagggttattgtaaggatgaaatcatagaatcatagaatagtagagtgggaagggggcctctaaggccaccgagtccaacccctgctcaatgcaggaatccaccttaaagcatccctgacagatggatgtccagctgcctcttgaaggcctctagtgtgggagaggccaccacctccctaggtcatgggttccattgtcgtactgctctaacaatcaggatgtttttcctgacttccagccggaatctggcttcctgtcacttgagcccattagttcgtgtcctgcactctggagagAAAGACTGTGTAATCTGCCTCGGGTTCTTTggaagaggaaaaagggcagggtaTGAATTTAATAAGGTTCAGCAGTACTTTGAGTCAGAGGGAAAGAACTCTCCTTCCCCAAGTCACAGTGCTGAATCGGAtcactccccgcccccgccccccccgcccgtCCCAGcagcgctctctctctttctctcaatggGCACATTGCATATGCACATGCATTGAACATAACATGTAATTTTGCCTTGTGCTGTCATTCGGAAAGCAAGCCTGTAACCTTAAGGGTCATTGGGAGACTTGAGCCAGAGAGGGCGCATGGATGGGTGCACCAGATGCCGTGATGACCTTGTTCACATTTCTGAAAGAGCAACTGTTTCCTCTATATTGGTAATAGACAGTGAGGCGAGGCTTCTTCCACCCAGCACTGCCAGGATCAGTAGGAATTCCTCCTTTGGCTGCAttt
Coding sequences:
- the UBL7 gene encoding ubiquitin-like protein 7 isoform X1, translated to MPRAGSGKRFRLDEALARKHPDPSWSAEWGLAESSPPRETGAMSLSECYIAVKLADQPLAPKSILRLPETELGECPLGGCSISYLKQLITGKLQESVPDPELIDLIYCGRKLRDDQTLEFYGIQSGSTVHVLRKSWPEPEQKPEPVDKVAAVREFRVLHTALHSSPVFRDSVFKMLGNKESLDQILVATPGLSNDPIALGVLQDKDLFSVFADPAMLDTLIPTHPALVNAIVLVLHSVAGSTPLPTGETSSRGMASSSYRDMPGGFLFEGLSDDEDDFHQQSTRTTPSSSTSGSRPASLGYTGAAGPRPITQSELATALALASTPESSSHTPTPGTQGHSSGTSPMSSSVQSGTPITNDLFSQALQHALQASGQPSLQSQWQPQLQQLRDMGIHDDELSLRALQATGGDIQAALELIFAGGAP
- the UBL7 gene encoding ubiquitin-like protein 7 isoform X2, with the translated sequence MPRAGSGKRFRLDEALARKHPDPSWSAEWGLAESSPPRETGAMSLSECYIAVKLADQPLAPKSILRLPETELGECPLGGCSISYLKQLITGKLQESVPDPELIDLIYCGRKLRDDQTLEFYGIQSGSTVHVLRKSWPEPEQKPEPVDKVAAVREFRVLHTALHSSPVFRDSVFKMLGNKESLDQILVATPGLSNDPIALGVLQDKDLFSVFADPAMLDTLIPTHPALVNAIVLVLHSVAGSTPLPTGETSSRGMASSSYRDMPGGFLFEGLSDDEDDFHQSTRTTPSSSTSGSRPASLGYTGAAGPRPITQSELATALALASTPESSSHTPTPGTQGHSSGTSPMSSSVQSGTPITNDLFSQALQHALQASGQPSLQSQWQPQLQQLRDMGIHDDELSLRALQATGGDIQAALELIFAGGAP